Proteins encoded together in one Thamnophis elegans isolate rThaEle1 chromosome 10, rThaEle1.pri, whole genome shotgun sequence window:
- the CRYGS gene encoding gamma-crystallin S, whose translation MFKTGNRITFYEGKNFQGCRYESDRDCLDFHTDLSRCNSIRVENGVWVVYEQPNFAGNMYVLTHGEYPEYHCWMGLNDRVSSCKSIQLAGGDKYQIQLFEKGDFSGQMHESAEDCPSVMEKFHLPEIHSCKVLDGAWVFYEHPNFRGKQYFLERGEYSKPVEWGAATPLVQSFRHIAE comes from the exons ATGTTTAAAACTGGAAACAGG ATCACTTTCTATGAAGGCAAGAATTTCCAAGGATGCCGCTATGAGTCTGATAGGGATTGTTTGGATTTCCACACTGACTTGAGCCGTTGCAATTCCATCCGTGTAGAAAATGGTGTCTGGGTTGTTTATGAGCAGCCAAATTTTGCGGGAAACATGTATGTTTTAACCCATGGAGAATATCCTGAATATCATTGCTGGATGGGCCTGAATGATAGAGTCAGCTCCTGCAAATCCATTCAGTTG GCTGGTGGAGACAAATATCAGATCCAGCTCTTTGAGAAGGGTGACTTTAGTGGTCAAATGCATGAATCTGCAGAGGATTGCCCTTCTGTGATGGAGAAGTTTCACCTGCCAGAAATTCATTCTTGCAAAGTTCTGGATGGGGCATGGGTTTTCTATGAACATCCCAACTTCCGTGGCAAGCAGTATTTCCTGGAGAGAGGAGAATACAGTAAACCCGTGGAGTGGGGAGCTGCAACCCCACTGGTTCAGTCCTTCCGCCATATTGCAGAATAA